GAGTGGGGGCCAAACTCGAGCATCTTTTTGAGTTAAACTCAAGATTCTATTATctcatattctttttatttttaaaaagtttttggCAACTACTGTTTTATCCTTACTTTCATCATGATCATATATTTTAgctataataataaattttataaaaataaaaataattaataataattcaagCTTTAGTTCAATCTAATAAAAATTAGTTGAATCATAATCAGCTTGAGCTCGATTATTTCAAGCATCAGGTCAAGATCAAGTCGAGCTCGGGGATCAAAACTTGAACTCGATTTGGCTCAGACAACTAGCTAGTAATGTATCATGTCCTAATAAAAAGCTTGGACTTTGGTAAACCAGGCCAGGCAAGGGTAATAAAACAAGAACTGCCATAATTTGAAAGTAGCCAAATCCAAAGATCTGAAACAAACAAAGAAACAACTGTAAATTAAACAAGCAAATATACAAAACCAACCAGTCTCCCTGGCTAATATCATTGCGCACAATTTCTATAGATTACAAGGCCCTGAAACAACTGCAAGTAGAAAACAGGACTTCACCCGTATCCGGTTTTCATAATCGAACAGCCCTTGAACTTGTCCGATGGATAGATAAAATCACAGCTGGAAAGCGAACATCAGAAACATACAGCTTTGATCAAGGAAGATAATGCGTCGTGTTTCCATCATAATGCCCATGTGATTTCAGCTGGAAGTCTTAGTCATAGCAAGCTTTGAGCTTGCTCGCTCTTAAAACATCCAGACCAAGTCACTAATCACGGATTTGATCAGTGTGTAATATCGGATATACCAGTCACTGGAAGAGTGGCGGTTTGGTGAAATTGTTGGACCATTTTCTTGTCTTGTGGGACATCTTTTGCACTTTGCTCAAGCAGGTGGACCAATGAGATGAAGATTTCCATCCTCGTGACGTCCTTGTTAGCCTGTTGCCACAAAGGACGTGTAATGTAATGAGAGAAGCAATTGATTGTTACTTTCACTGTTCATAACGAAGGCGTACCTCAACAGCAAACCGAGCCCAAATCTTGTCATTACGAGTTTCCATGACCCCTTTCAAAATGGTTAATCCCAGTCCTCTAATTATGTCAgctatttccaaaaataaaccACTTTCTTCACAAAGCATCTGTCGCACAAACATCTTTGAGCTTAATATTAATGCGATGGTTTATGGTTTAGGGAAGAACATCAAAAGACGGCTGTTATTACCTCCACGAGCATTTGACGGGGTTGATTTAGATCCTCGACTATAATAGGACAGACCATGGATTGCAAGCCTATTTCATAGGCCCATGTCGCTCCTCCTTCAAAGTTTTCTTTCAGAAGCAAATTGCCATCCTTGCCAATCAACTGAAACTTAAATAAGATGAGCACAAGAACATCAGTTCATCAAAAAAATGTCCATACCAACAAGAAGCCCGGAATCTTGTGTTCGCACCTTGGATTCTCCAGTTTGCTTCAGTTTATCTGCATGTTTGGCGACACTTTGCAAGAAAAGCATGTGTTTGATGGTCCGTTCCAGAAGAGAATCAATGCTGCACTGTTAACACAACAATGGgagtataaaacatgtacaaCAAGTTAAATAAAAGGTCGGCCAAACTTTACACAGAAAGAAAATCAGAAAAAATGGACTCTCAAACAGGAAATATTACCTTTGCACCATTTGGGACAAGCTCCCTCAACTCCTTGACACGATCTTGGATCATTTGGCGATCTTTTGGCCTGGGTCTTGGGTTTTCTCCTGGTTTAAGCCTCTTACGATTTGTTTTGCTAGTTTCACTCGGTTTCTTGGAACATCCAGTAGACACGCTGTTATCCTGCTTTGTGTTTTGATCCTTTTCAATCCAGGAACTTATTTGCGATCCATAAATTGAACTACTCGGGGAATATGTCCCCTTCTCTTCCTTGGAAGACAAGGTTCTCAATGAACAAGAACTCATTGCTCCTGCCTTTGCCAAATATTTCGGAACACCAAATAATTCTCCCTTCACCCGGTCAAACCGCCCATAGGGAAGAAGTGAACCATTTGGTGCAGAAGAGGTGCCTGTATTTGTCGATGATGTCCTGCAAGAAACACTATCATTTGTGCATTGTGTCAGAGTAGGTGTAACATTAGAGACAACAGCATCCAAAAGATGGTCAGTGCCAGTCGAGAAAATCACACTATCCGAGTTTCCTTGGCTAGTACCATATGCTTCCGAAGAACCCAAACTCTTGGAACAAATATTATTGTTACCGGATATATGATTATTTGGGCTCGATTCATTGCTCATACAACTACTCCAGCAACTACGGAACATTTTATTCTTAAAGTCTGCACCCAAAATATCAAACAAATCGTCTCCTGATTGAAATTGAGCACATGGATCATCGTACTTGGAATCATTCGCAGAATAACTCATATTCAGATGCTTACTGTTTTGAGGTAGGGAATTATCACTGATTCTACTTATGTTTTGTCCAATTTCTTCGTTACAAGCAAAGAACTCACTTTGTGCACACTTCTTGTCCAAGTGATGAGGTTGGTTTACAGAGCTATAACCCAGTAACGAATTTGCCATCAAATTGTCGACAGAAACAGAGAAAGAAGACTCCATTTTAGACGAATTCAC
This genomic interval from Primulina huaijiensis isolate GDHJ02 chromosome 14, ASM1229523v2, whole genome shotgun sequence contains the following:
- the LOC140957031 gene encoding transcription factor LHW-like isoform X2, producing MGYLLKEALKTLCGVNQWSYAVFWKFGYQNPKLLIWEECYYEMDSNWRHPWIVSGNKNLENVFQDFGNSWVSEENGNLPSGVQSQDTVQLLVNKMMMENHINIVGKGLVGRVAFTGNHQWILSENYYGESNPPEVVKEVCQQLSTGIKTIVVIPVLPHGVVQFGSYLSISENMGFINNVTSLVLQLGNIPGTLLSDNYASKELGPKLGGPACLGNSTPRDLSFESDTINASSFVTDSLNYVGSSIPVIPSNTQMWRNQHTSLHVSSPSFDLPSGSSSLAIQNTKTISLIGYGSDGNRAGNENISSKCSASSGHRNVNSSKMESSFSVSVDNLMANSLLGYSSVNQPHHLDKKCAQSEFFACNEEIGQNISRISDNSLPQNSKHLNMSYSANDSKYDDPCAQFQSGDDLFDILGADFKNKMFRSCWSSCMSNESSPNNHISGNNNICSKSLGSSEAYGTSQGNSDSVIFSTGTDHLLDAVVSNVTPTLTQCTNDSVSCRTSSTNTGTSSAPNGSLLPYGRFDRVKGELFGVPKYLAKAGAMSSCSLRTLSSKEEKGTYSPSSSIYGSQISSWIEKDQNTKQDNSVSTGCSKKPSETSKTNRKRLKPGENPRPRPKDRQMIQDRVKELRELVPNGAKCSIDSLLERTIKHMLFLQSVAKHADKLKQTGESKLIGKDGNLLLKENFEGGATWAYEIGLQSMVCPIIVEDLNQPRQMLVEMLCEESGLFLEIADIIRGLGLTILKGVMETRNDKIWARFAVEANKDVTRMEIFISLVHLLEQSAKDVPQDKKMVQQFHQTATLPVTGISDITH
- the LOC140957031 gene encoding transcription factor LHW-like isoform X1, whose protein sequence is MGYLLKEALKTLCGVNQWSYAVFWKFGYQNPKLLIWEECYYEMDSNWRHPWIVSGNKNLENVFQDFGNSWVSEENGNLPSGVQSQDTVQLLVNKMMMENHINIVGKGLVGRVAFTGNHQWILSENYYGESNPPEVVKEVCQQLSTGIKTIVVIPVLPHGVVQFGSYLSISENMGFINNVTSLVLQLGNIPGTLLSDNYASKELGPKLGGPACLGNSTPRDLSFESDTINASSFVTDSLNYVGSSIPVIPSNTQMWRNQHTSLHVSSPSFDLPSGSSSLAIQNTKTISLIGYGSDGNRAGNENISSKCSASSGHRNVNSSKMESSFSVSVDNLMANSLLGYSSVNQPHHLDKKCAQSEFFACNEEIGQNISRISDNSLPQNSKHLNMSYSANDSKYDDPCAQFQSGDDLFDILGADFKNKMFRSCWSSCMSNESSPNNHISGNNNICSKSLGSSEAYGTSQGNSDSVIFSTGTDHLLDAVVSNVTPTLTQCTNDSVSCRTSSTNTGTSSAPNGSLLPYGRFDRVKGELFGVPKYLAKAGAMSSCSLRTLSSKEEKGTYSPSSSIYGSQISSWIEKDQNTKQDNSVSTGCSKKPSETSKTNRKRLKPGENPRPRPKDRQMIQDRVKELRELVPNGAKCSIDSLLERTIKHMLFLQSVAKHADKLKQTGESKFQLIGKDGNLLLKENFEGGATWAYEIGLQSMVCPIIVEDLNQPRQMLVEMLCEESGLFLEIADIIRGLGLTILKGVMETRNDKIWARFAVEANKDVTRMEIFISLVHLLEQSAKDVPQDKKMVQQFHQTATLPVTGISDITH